CATCGCCCGCCAGCCCACCGACTTCCCCTACGTCCCAGGCCTGCTCTCCTTCCGAGAGGTCCCTACGGTCCTCGAGGCCCTGGACCAGCTCACTACACCCCCGGACCTCATCCTCTGCGACGGCCAAGGCCTCGCCCACCCCCGCCGCTTCGGCATCGCCTGCCACCTCGGCTGGTGGCTCGACCGCCCCACCCTCGGCGTCGCCAAGAGCCGGCTCGTGGGCGAGTACGAGGAGCCGGGCTCCGACAAAGGCTCCTGGACCCCCCTCCACCACCGCGACGAGGTCATCGGCGCCGTCCTGCGCACCCGCACCAACGTCAAACCCGTCTTCGTCTCCCCCGGCCACCGCATCAGCCTCGAAACCGCCCTCCACTACACCCTCGCCTGCACCCCCCGCTACCGCCTCCCCGAGACCACCCGCCACGCCGACCGCCTGGCCTCCCAGCGCGGCTAATACCCTCAAATTAATCACTTCCAACGAGCACTTCCAACGAGGCGGACCCAATTGTTGATGCACCCTTTGCCTCAGGGGGGACCCACTTGTTGGTGGCTCACAACAAACCTCTATCCGCCACCCAAAACCCTCAAAGGAAAGGACTTGAAGACCATTGACCCAGCCTCACATGGCGCAACTGTCCACCCGAGCCCATACACGGGGCACCCAAATGTTGATGAGGCCCAGGTAGAATCGGAATATAAGGTGCCATATATGGCATACTCTCCCCATGGTCAAGACCACTCTCTATCTCGAAGACTCCATGATGCTCCGGCTCAAGGAGCTGGCGCGCTCTGAGGGCCGGAAACAATCCTCCTTGGTCCGCGAAGCGCTGCAGAGCTACTTGGATCAACACCAGCGCCCGGAGCCCAAGGGCATCGGGAGTTATCGCAGCGGCCGGGAAGATATCTCCGAGCGAGGCGAGGAGCTGTTGGCGGAACGGCCCCGGCCCGGGTCGCGATGATCGTTGCGGACACCGGCGGCATCTATGCCCTCTACGATGCCGGGGATCGGCATCATGAAGCGGCGCGGATTATTCTGGAAAGCACCTCCGAGCCCCTCATCGTGCCACTACCGGTGGTCGCGGAAGTCGATTACTTCCTCACCCGCTACCTCGGAGTCGATGCCGCTCTCGACTTCCTCGACAGCCTGCGATCCGGTGCCTTCGCCCTCGATCATCTCAAGACGGGCGACCTAGACTTCTGCTACAAGCTCATCAAGCAATACCAGGATCTCGCCCTGGGTTTTGTCGATGCCAGCGTTCTCGCCGTCGCCGAGCGGCTGGGCACTCGCACCATCCTCACCCTCGACCATCGAGATTTTCGAGCCGTCGGCAGCAATTCCCACGGTCCGTTGGTTCTCTATCCGGCCGACCTCTGAGCCCTCCCTCCAGTCAGGGGGACCCACTTGTTGATGGTTGGTCTTAGCTTCTAGATCCTCGTGGACCGAGCCATGATGCTCGCAAACCGAACGGGTCAGTCGGGCACGTTCTTCCGCAGCTCATCCAGCCACGGCCCGGCACCGGAGTCACTGGGGGCGCGCCAGTCGCCGCGGGGGGAGAGGGAGCCGCCGGAGCCCACCTTGGGGCCGTCGGGCATGGCAGAGCGCTTGAATTGGCTGGTCTGGAAGAAGCGGCGGAGGAAGATCTCCAGCCAATGCTTCACCGCCGCCAGGTCGTACTCCCGCCGCTCGTCGTCGGGTAGGCCCCGGGGCCAGACTCCCCGCGTGCGGTCCCGCCAGGCGTGCCAGGCCAGGAAGGCGACCTTCGAAGGCCGGAAGCCGTAGCGGCTGACGAAGTAGAGATGGAAGTCCTGGAGCTCGTAGGGACCGATGACGTCTTCGGTGCGTTGCGCCGGCTCGTCGGCGTCGTCGCCGGGCACCAGCTCCGGCGAAATCTCCGTCTCCAGAATCGAGCGGAGCGTCTCTCCCACCGAGGCTTCGAAACGCTCCCGATCGATATTCCACCGAATCAGATATTGGATCAGCGTCTTGGGCACCGAGGAGTTGACGTTGTAGTGGCTCATCTGGTCGCCGACGCCGTAGGTGGTCCAGCCCAGGGCCAGCTCCGAGAGATCGCCGGTCCCCAGCACCAGAGCTCCGTGGTGATTCGCCAGCCGGAAGAGATGGGAAGTGCGCTCGCCGGCCTGCACGTTCTCGAAGGTGACGTCGTGCACCGGCTCGCCGTCGGCGAAGGGATGATCGATGTCTTCGAGCATCTGCCGCGCCGACGGCCGAATGTCGATCTCCGCCGCGCTCACTCCCAGAGCCCGCATCAGCGCCCAGGCATTGTCGTAGGTGCGCTGAGAAGTGGCGAAGCCCGGCAGGGTGTAGGCCAGAATGTTGGTTCGGGGCAATCCCAGGCGATCCATGGCCCGGGCGGCGACGATGAGCGCCTGGGTCGAGTCCAGCCCGCCGGAGACGCCGATCACCACTTTCTCGATCCCGGTGGCCCGAAGACGCTGCATCAGCCCCTGGACCTGAATGTTGTAGGCCTCGAAGCAACGCTCGTCGAGCTCCGCCTCCTCCCGAGGCACGTAGGGGAAGCGGGGAACTTCCCGCAGCAGGCTCTCGACCTCGGCGGGACGCTCCAACGGCACCGAGATCCGCCGGAAGCCTTTCAGCCGCTCCCGATGATCGGCGGCGCAATCGTGGAAGCTCGTAAGCCTAAGACGGTCCTGGACCAGGCGTTCCAGATCGACGTCCGCAAGCACCAGGTGGGGCTCGTCGGCGAAGCGCTCCCCCTCCGCCAGCAGGTCGCCGTTTTCATAGATCAGGGCATGACCGTCCCAGGCCAGATCGGTGGTGGACTCGCCGGCGCCGGCGGCAGCGTAGAGATAGGCGGCGACGCATCGGCCGCTCTGGGACTCCGCCAGCGTGCGGCGCCAGGTGGCCTTGCCGACGGTGATATTGCTTGCCGAAAGATTGCACAACACCGTCGCCCCGGCCATCGCCGCGTCGGAGCTCGGCGGCACCGGCACCCACAGGTCCTCGCAGACCTCGGCGTGAATCACTAACTCCGGCCAATCCTCGGCGACAAAGAGCAGGTCCCGGCCAAAAGGAACGTCCTGCCCCAGCAGCTCCACCGTCGGGCTGAGCCCGAAATCCCCGGGAGAGAAGTGTCGACGCTCGTAGAACTCGCGGTAGTTGGGCAGGTAGGTCTTGGGCACCACCCCCAACAACCGCCCCCCCTGCACCGCCACGGCACAGTTGAAGAGCTGGCCACCCAGGCGCAGCGGTGCTCCCGCGAGAATCAGCGGCCGCAGTTCCGTGCTCGCTCTCACCAAGCCGCCCAAAGCCTCCAGGACGGCGTCCAGCAAGGCGTCTTGGTGGAAGAGATCCTGGTTCGAATAGGCCGACAGGCCGAGCTCGGGGAAGAGCGCCACCATCGCTCCCTCCTCCGACGCCCGCCGCGCCAGCTCCACCGTGTGTTCGAGGTTGAAAGCTGGATCCGCCACCTTCACCCGCGGCACGGCAACGGCCATGCGGGCGAAACCGTGACGATAGGTCGAAGCAAAGGGCAAGCTCTTCATCGGGGTGATTCTGCCACAGGCTGCCGAGGGATCGGGGCTGCTATGGCAAGATGCGCCCATGCCTGAGCTTCCCCACCGGCCGCTGCGGGATGCCGATCTCGCCGATCTCGACCGCCGCGATCCCCTGGCCCCATTCCGCCGGCGCTTCCGGTTGCCGGAGGATGCCATCTATCTCGACGGCAACTCTCTGGGCCCCCTGCCCACCGCCGTTCCCGAACGCCTCAACCGCGTCATCGAGGAAGAGTGGGGACGGTCGCTGATCCGCGGCTGGAACGACCACGACTGGATCGGCCTGCCGCTGCGGGTGGGAGAGAAGATCGGCAGGCTCATCGGCGCCGAGAGCGGCGAGGTGGTGGTCACTGACTCCACCTCCGTCAACCTCTTCAAGCTCCTGGCGGCGGCGCTGAAGGCGCGGCCGGGGCGCTCCACCGTGCTGGTGGAGGAGGACGGATTCCCCACCGACACCTACATGGTGCAAGGGCTTCTCGATCTGGTAGGCGGACACCGGCTACGCCGCGCTCCGGCGGAGAGCCTGGAAGAATCCCTCGACGACGACGTGGCGGTGATGCTGGTGGGCCACGTCCACTATCGTAGCGGGGCCCTACGTG
This window of the Acidobacteriota bacterium genome carries:
- the nfi gene encoding deoxyribonuclease V (cleaves DNA at apurinic or apyrimidinic sites); the encoded protein is MSSTAQPPRHRWDVSPKEAVAIQERHAREIELQDRLPPIRRVAGVDVGFEPLPGAPPRRGRGFQRGRTITRAAVAVLSFPDLELIEHAIARQPTDFPYVPGLLSFREVPTVLEALDQLTTPPDLILCDGQGLAHPRRFGIACHLGWWLDRPTLGVAKSRLVGEYEEPGSDKGSWTPLHHRDEVIGAVLRTRTNVKPVFVSPGHRISLETALHYTLACTPRYRLPETTRHADRLASQRG
- a CDS encoding PIN domain-containing protein, with translation MIVADTGGIYALYDAGDRHHEAARIILESTSEPLIVPLPVVAEVDYFLTRYLGVDAALDFLDSLRSGAFALDHLKTGDLDFCYKLIKQYQDLALGFVDASVLAVAERLGTRTILTLDHRDFRAVGSNSHGPLVLYPADL
- a CDS encoding ribbon-helix-helix protein, CopG family — its product is MVKTTLYLEDSMMLRLKELARSEGRKQSSLVREALQSYLDQHQRPEPKGIGSYRSGREDISERGEELLAERPRPGSR
- a CDS encoding NAD(+) synthase; this translates as MKSLPFASTYRHGFARMAVAVPRVKVADPAFNLEHTVELARRASEEGAMVALFPELGLSAYSNQDLFHQDALLDAVLEALGGLVRASTELRPLILAGAPLRLGGQLFNCAVAVQGGRLLGVVPKTYLPNYREFYERRHFSPGDFGLSPTVELLGQDVPFGRDLLFVAEDWPELVIHAEVCEDLWVPVPPSSDAAMAGATVLCNLSASNITVGKATWRRTLAESQSGRCVAAYLYAAAGAGESTTDLAWDGHALIYENGDLLAEGERFADEPHLVLADVDLERLVQDRLRLTSFHDCAADHRERLKGFRRISVPLERPAEVESLLREVPRFPYVPREEAELDERCFEAYNIQVQGLMQRLRATGIEKVVIGVSGGLDSTQALIVAARAMDRLGLPRTNILAYTLPGFATSQRTYDNAWALMRALGVSAAEIDIRPSARQMLEDIDHPFADGEPVHDVTFENVQAGERTSHLFRLANHHGALVLGTGDLSELALGWTTYGVGDQMSHYNVNSSVPKTLIQYLIRWNIDRERFEASVGETLRSILETEISPELVPGDDADEPAQRTEDVIGPYELQDFHLYFVSRYGFRPSKVAFLAWHAWRDRTRGVWPRGLPDDERREYDLAAVKHWLEIFLRRFFQTSQFKRSAMPDGPKVGSGGSLSPRGDWRAPSDSGAGPWLDELRKNVPD